The stretch of DNA CTCGGCGCGCTGGGAACCGCGGGGCTGCGCCTGGGCTGGGCGGGGCTGATTCTGCTGGTCGCCATCCGCCCCCGGCCTCGTGATTTCAGCTCACGGGATCTTCTCGCCTGCATGCTGCTCGGTCTCGTGACCGCCGGAATGATGGTCTTCTTCATGCAGGCGATCGCCCGTCTCCCGTTGGGAACCGCGAGCGCGCTGGAATTCCTGGGACCGCTCACGGTCTCCCTCTTCGGGCCGAGGAAGGGACGCCTGATCTGGGCGGCCGCGGCGGCGACGGGCGTCGTGCTGCTGACCGAACCCTGGCACGGCGGCGCCGACCTTCTGGGGGTGGGGAGCGCGCTGCTCGCCGCGGGATGCTGGGCCGCGTACATTCTGCTGACCCAACGGGTCGGTGATCGCGTCACCGGCCTGAAAGGACTGGCCGTCTCCATGCCGGTCGCCGCGGTGGTGGGGCTGGCCATCGCCGCCCCGGACCTCGCCGACCGCATCACGTGGTCACCGCTGTGGACCATGCTGGCTCTGGCGGTGCTCAGCCCCGTCATCCCCTTCGCCCTCGAGTTTCTCGCCCTGCGCCATCTGACCACGTCCGCGTTCGGCACGCTGATGAGCCTCGAGCCCGCCATCGCCCTCATGGTCGGTCTGCTCGTTCTCGGCCAGC from Streptomyces asiaticus encodes:
- a CDS encoding EamA family transporter translates to MCTVQLGSALTVPLFGQLGALGTAGLRLGWAGLILLVAIRPRPRDFSSRDLLACMLLGLVTAGMMVFFMQAIARLPLGTASALEFLGPLTVSLFGPRKGRLIWAAAAATGVVLLTEPWHGGADLLGVGSALLAAGCWAAYILLTQRVGDRVTGLKGLAVSMPVAAVVGLAIAAPDLADRITWSPLWTMLALAVLSPVIPFALEFLALRHLTTSAFGTLMSLEPAIALMVGLLVLGQRPGTAATLGLVLVVVASVGATRAGVRPPAPSKEAPASRHEPGRESVRRDQVSSNVAS